The Candidatus Saccharibacteria bacterium oral taxon 488 genome has a segment encoding these proteins:
- a CDS encoding FAD-dependent oxidoreductase — translation MRNKTVIIGGGFYGLSVALYLYDTLGVKNIDILEKEKQTMTRASYVNQARVHNGYHYPRSILTGYRSAVNFPRFTKQFGTAIHSDFNKYYAVAKHLSKVNAHQFKNFADKIEADIAVAPPNIQKMFNKNLIEEVFKVKEYAFNAHALRDDLLRQINDRPGITLHTGCRVTMIDETPDGLCVITNGGKFRGDFVLNCTYANINTLHRASNIPLVGLKHEVTEMCLVSLPEHLKDFSITVMDGPFFSIMPFPSRGLYTLSHVRYTPHESWVDNEDTPAEKIDTHAYLDKSSFQSNYKQMYNDVVRFIPALKDMKYEESIVEVKTVLVKSEDDDSRPILFKAHLGYNGYVCIMGGKLDNIYDVYEELDKLYGKK, via the coding sequence GTGCGTAACAAAACGGTGATAATTGGCGGTGGTTTTTATGGATTGAGTGTAGCGCTGTACCTGTACGACACCCTGGGTGTCAAGAATATTGATATTTTAGAGAAAGAAAAACAGACAATGACTCGGGCGTCATATGTTAATCAGGCTAGGGTACACAATGGCTACCACTACCCTAGAAGTATTCTAACGGGATATCGTTCGGCAGTTAATTTTCCGCGCTTTACAAAACAGTTTGGGACGGCAATTCATTCAGATTTTAATAAATACTATGCTGTTGCCAAGCATCTATCCAAGGTTAATGCGCATCAATTCAAGAATTTTGCGGATAAGATCGAGGCAGATATAGCGGTAGCTCCGCCAAACATTCAAAAAATGTTTAATAAAAATCTCATTGAAGAAGTTTTTAAGGTTAAAGAATATGCCTTTAATGCCCACGCCCTGAGAGACGACTTACTACGGCAAATTAACGATCGTCCGGGAATAACGCTTCACACTGGCTGTCGCGTTACGATGATTGATGAAACGCCAGATGGACTGTGCGTTATTACTAATGGTGGCAAATTCAGGGGCGACTTCGTATTAAATTGCACGTATGCTAACATTAACACGCTCCATCGTGCATCAAATATACCGCTTGTTGGCTTGAAGCATGAAGTTACAGAGATGTGTTTGGTGAGCTTGCCGGAGCATCTAAAGGACTTTAGTATTACGGTGATGGACGGTCCGTTTTTCTCTATTATGCCGTTTCCCTCCAGGGGATTATATACACTCTCTCATGTCAGGTATACGCCGCACGAGTCATGGGTTGACAACGAGGATACGCCGGCTGAAAAAATTGACACACACGCCTATCTCGACAAAAGTTCTTTTCAGAGTAATTATAAACAAATGTATAACGACGTGGTGCGTTTTATCCCAGCCCTCAAGGACATGAAATACGAGGAGTCGATCGTTGAGGTAAAGACAGTGCTCGTTAAGAGTGAAGATGATGATAGCCGTCCTATTTTGTTTAAGGCCCACTTGGGTTACAACGGGTATGTTTGTATAATGGGCGGTAAGCTAGATAATATTTACGATGTGTACGAGGAGTTAGACAAGCTATATGGCAAGAAATAG
- a CDS encoding ABC transporter permease — translation MKHLFGNEKNRAILRAMVSTDFKVRYQNSALGYVWSLLKPLFIFGILYVLFTYAFPQGSKGIEYFGVWLLIGVVLWNFFSEATMVGTRSVVENGQLIRKVAIPRHLLVVASSVSALINLGLGMIVVIIFALLSGLMPTLLWLLLIPIIAQLFLLSIGLSLLLSALYVTFRDIAYIWEILLQAGFYASGIIFAIIYMPAVIQKVAFLNPVTQIIQDARHTLMPSNPASQTIWQTFHNPLLWFIPIMITIGLFGLGWWYFQRKQRSFAEDI, via the coding sequence GTGAAACATCTCTTTGGTAATGAAAAAAATCGGGCAATTTTGCGCGCAATGGTTAGCACAGACTTTAAGGTTCGCTACCAAAATTCTGCCCTCGGATACGTATGGTCGCTTCTGAAGCCGCTGTTCATATTCGGCATCTTGTATGTATTGTTTACCTATGCATTCCCACAGGGTAGTAAAGGGATTGAATATTTTGGCGTCTGGTTATTAATTGGCGTCGTGCTGTGGAACTTTTTCTCTGAGGCAACAATGGTAGGTACTCGTTCGGTAGTGGAAAATGGGCAACTAATTCGTAAGGTGGCAATCCCGAGACACCTCTTAGTGGTTGCCAGCTCCGTATCGGCGCTGATTAACCTTGGCTTGGGGATGATTGTGGTGATAATTTTTGCACTACTAAGTGGCTTGATGCCAACTTTGTTGTGGTTGCTACTAATTCCGATAATTGCTCAGCTATTTTTGCTATCAATTGGCCTATCTCTCCTGCTCTCAGCGCTTTATGTGACATTTCGTGATATCGCGTACATTTGGGAAATTTTGTTGCAGGCTGGGTTTTACGCCAGTGGTATTATTTTCGCCATTATTTATATGCCTGCAGTCATCCAGAAAGTCGCGTTTTTGAACCCTGTTACGCAAATTATTCAAGACGCCAGGCATACACTGATGCCTAGTAACCCCGCCTCTCAGACAATTTGGCAAACATTTCATAATCCGTTGTTGTGGTTTATTCCGATTATGATAACCATCGGGCTGTTTGGGCTGGGGTGGTGGTATTTCCAGCGTAAGCAACGTTCATTTGCGGAGGACATTTAG
- a CDS encoding glycosyltransferase, producing the protein MKPLLSIIVTAHHEGLIAHKTMRSIERAVSLLRDSDISYEIIISIDRGDEETIRYFSNYTALPIAIHQWDHGDLAQSRNSAITRAHGRFIAFIDADDLMSANWLRDGVQFLTAHSYGKYVAHSAYTIEFEGASAIVEKVGHTNKDRDTLLSVLSGRWNSVIIAPSTLLRQFPYTPNSPGYGYEDWFMSCQFIQHGVKNVLIPETAIFVRRKATGSEWARQKTSRSVLHAHPLFSPSHFRTIKLDSVATPTSEQRRQTKNTIKELMVRSRIPLGLVKRPLAIIRRGRNVLKKKKSTPATEVLPAWLDAEWRALHHIEKLIFPPHPLPTVYHTITDDHYRVGLAYWQICRDLRNDTYDYVLFVPWLKRGGADLFALNYANTAASLGKKVLVIATNEVDANYSEWRPRLNIDVDFVPFGTITRFFPAEQKYRLLEQLIENIHVPVLHILNSELAYDFVRDHAVYIKATGKKVIATSYSQSTDETGRVFGFSHSHLPQVYHLLAEITTDNEAVKSMWVNEYAYNADIITVHHQPLDSSAYTPITELAGQRRVLWASRLSPEKLPQLVAVIADLLPDDVHIDMYGDASSEFPAHKLPSHPRVHYRGGFNGVPSLPVDNYDAFLYTSLFDGMPNTPIEIALCGLPLVAARVGGVADFVGAYGQIVDDVTNPKAYAEALTVVLDNPKTAFANAQALRKQALRNFSQKRFLTEVRRMLKR; encoded by the coding sequence ATGAAACCACTTTTATCTATCATCGTTACCGCCCATCACGAGGGCCTTATTGCTCATAAAACTATGCGCTCCATTGAACGTGCTGTTAGCCTGCTTCGTGATAGCGATATTTCTTACGAAATAATTATATCAATTGACCGTGGCGATGAAGAAACAATTCGCTACTTCAGTAATTATACCGCTCTACCGATCGCTATACACCAATGGGATCATGGCGACCTCGCACAGTCTCGCAATAGTGCAATCACCAGGGCACATGGTCGTTTTATCGCATTTATTGACGCGGATGATTTAATGAGCGCTAACTGGTTGCGCGATGGTGTACAATTTTTAACAGCCCATTCCTATGGTAAGTACGTTGCTCATAGCGCATATACTATTGAGTTTGAGGGGGCGAGCGCCATTGTCGAAAAAGTCGGCCATACTAACAAAGACCGCGACACCCTGCTGAGTGTACTTTCGGGACGATGGAACTCGGTCATTATTGCGCCAAGTACTTTACTTCGCCAATTCCCATATACACCAAATAGCCCCGGATATGGCTACGAGGATTGGTTTATGAGCTGTCAGTTCATCCAGCATGGTGTCAAAAATGTCCTCATTCCGGAAACCGCTATCTTTGTTCGCCGTAAGGCCACCGGCTCGGAATGGGCACGTCAAAAAACTAGCCGCTCAGTGCTCCACGCCCACCCACTCTTTAGTCCATCGCACTTTCGTACCATCAAGCTTGACTCGGTTGCCACGCCTACCTCAGAGCAGCGGCGCCAAACGAAAAATACCATTAAGGAATTGATGGTTCGTTCTCGCATCCCACTGGGGTTAGTCAAGCGACCGCTCGCAATTATCCGACGCGGACGCAATGTGCTCAAAAAAAAGAAGTCGACACCGGCGACCGAGGTGCTGCCAGCGTGGCTTGATGCTGAATGGCGAGCATTACATCATATTGAGAAACTAATTTTTCCACCACATCCATTGCCGACAGTATACCACACAATTACTGATGATCATTATCGTGTTGGCTTGGCGTACTGGCAAATATGTCGTGATTTACGAAACGACACCTATGATTATGTGCTGTTCGTACCGTGGCTCAAGCGTGGTGGTGCTGATCTATTTGCTCTTAACTACGCCAACACCGCTGCATCACTCGGCAAGAAAGTTTTGGTTATTGCCACAAATGAAGTTGACGCTAATTACTCAGAGTGGCGACCACGCCTTAACATCGACGTAGATTTCGTGCCGTTTGGGACAATTACTCGATTTTTCCCTGCGGAGCAGAAATATAGACTTCTAGAGCAACTGATCGAAAATATCCACGTGCCGGTGCTCCATATCCTCAATTCAGAGCTAGCCTATGATTTTGTGCGAGATCACGCAGTGTATATCAAGGCCACCGGCAAAAAAGTTATTGCTACATCCTATAGTCAAAGCACTGATGAAACCGGACGAGTGTTTGGCTTTTCGCACAGTCACCTACCGCAGGTCTATCACCTGCTGGCCGAGATAACTACCGACAATGAAGCCGTCAAGTCGATGTGGGTTAATGAATATGCTTATAACGCGGATATAATCACCGTTCATCATCAGCCGCTTGATAGCAGTGCGTACACACCGATAACAGAGCTGGCCGGTCAAAGGCGGGTTCTTTGGGCGTCCCGCCTATCACCAGAGAAATTACCTCAATTAGTTGCAGTTATCGCTGATCTATTGCCTGATGATGTCCACATCGATATGTACGGTGATGCATCGAGCGAGTTTCCCGCCCATAAACTACCATCCCATCCACGGGTTCATTATCGCGGTGGCTTTAATGGTGTACCGTCACTGCCTGTTGACAACTATGACGCTTTTCTCTATACATCGCTCTTTGATGGCATGCCAAATACACCAATTGAGATAGCCCTGTGTGGATTGCCGTTGGTGGCAGCGCGCGTTGGTGGAGTAGCAGACTTTGTTGGTGCATATGGACAGATTGTTGATGATGTCACCAATCCAAAAGCCTACGCTGAAGCGTTAACTGTTGTTCTGGACAATCCCAAGACAGCGTTTGCTAACGCCCAAGCTCTGCGAAAGCAGGCACTACGTAATTTTTCGCAGAAAAGGTTTTTGACGGAAGTAAGGCGCATGCTCAAGCGGTAG
- a CDS encoding ATP-binding cassette domain-containing protein — protein MTKPAIIIKDIHKEFVLPQTKNSSIKHAFVNIVKRNKKTVQKVLDGVSFTVNQGDFFGVVGRNGSGKSTMLKILAGVYQPTSGDVQLNGKLTPFIELGVGFNPELSGRDNVFLNGALLGFTRKEMEAMYDEIVAFAELEPFMDQKLKNYSSGMQVRLAFSVAIKARNDIMIFDEVLAVGDEAFQRKCIDIFEQYKASGQTVVLVTHDMETVKKFCNRAVLIQDGKIIKEGNPVQVADEYSRLNQAVIDASIDRNRQYTGENVDVTIRGATGKKQRSFKVGETISFDIAWRHDKTRAIMVDLYRKDSDLVSNFITNREGFARLPKDKKLTLDIEANLGPGSYYVDVNLLNHDGSVKYDVAYRAEEFTITKDFSVVGQSFGGLTLIPRQWRHDHK, from the coding sequence ATGACGAAGCCGGCGATTATAATCAAGGATATACATAAAGAGTTTGTGCTGCCGCAAACCAAGAACTCAAGCATCAAGCATGCTTTTGTTAATATTGTCAAGAGGAATAAAAAGACCGTCCAGAAAGTACTAGACGGGGTTAGTTTTACTGTTAATCAGGGCGATTTTTTCGGCGTTGTTGGTCGGAATGGCTCGGGAAAAAGTACCATGCTTAAGATTCTCGCCGGTGTATATCAACCAACGAGTGGAGATGTCCAGCTAAACGGTAAGTTGACGCCATTTATTGAACTGGGCGTTGGCTTCAACCCAGAGTTATCTGGCCGAGACAATGTTTTTTTGAACGGGGCGTTACTCGGGTTTACTCGCAAAGAGATGGAGGCGATGTATGATGAGATCGTTGCCTTTGCTGAACTTGAACCGTTTATGGATCAGAAGTTAAAAAATTATTCGTCGGGCATGCAGGTACGATTGGCGTTTTCGGTAGCAATCAAGGCGCGTAATGATATTATGATTTTTGATGAAGTATTAGCTGTTGGTGATGAAGCCTTTCAACGCAAGTGTATCGACATATTTGAGCAATATAAAGCCAGCGGGCAGACAGTTGTCTTGGTTACACATGACATGGAAACAGTCAAGAAGTTTTGTAATCGTGCTGTGCTAATTCAGGATGGCAAGATTATTAAAGAGGGAAACCCGGTTCAGGTAGCTGACGAGTATAGTCGGCTTAACCAGGCGGTGATTGACGCGAGTATTGACCGAAATAGGCAATATACCGGTGAAAATGTTGATGTTACAATACGTGGCGCGACAGGTAAAAAACAGCGTAGCTTTAAGGTTGGCGAGACTATCTCGTTTGATATCGCCTGGCGTCACGATAAGACGCGAGCAATCATGGTTGATTTATATCGCAAAGACAGTGATTTAGTATCGAATTTTATTACTAATCGTGAGGGTTTTGCTAGGCTACCGAAGGATAAAAAACTGACACTCGATATCGAAGCAAACTTGGGCCCGGGGTCGTATTATGTTGATGTTAATCTCCTCAATCACGATGGGTCAGTAAAGTATGACGTTGCTTATCGTGCCGAGGAATTTACTATCACGAAAGACTTTTCAGTGGTTGGGCAGTCGTTTGGGGGATTAACATTGATTCCGCGGCAGTGGCGCCACGATCACAAATAA
- a CDS encoding glycosyltransferase: MNAQKSQVKPPLVSIITATYNDETYIESSIRSVLSQDFTDFEYLIINDGSTDNTKKIVQRLQKEDSRIRLINQKNSGLVASLNRGITEARGTYIARIDGDDEWLPHKLRTQVTMLEKNKNLVLVGGGAEIMNQDSVPTGFIFNVARNEDIRLGLCIFNQFCHSSVIYRRQAALDAGLYPDTCPAEDYDLFSKFAEHGELANVPYPVFRYRISDGSISAKRRDEQNRLAKKFSLRNWDIVQPTVTSRADIKRAFAYYIKNPINHDFGISHKHAYTFVLMRIGYRMLQKGQVGKGLHQLWNVASTGRTAAKIVVKWGLDIIRIKLKPSRRKTKTAA, encoded by the coding sequence ATGAATGCACAGAAATCCCAAGTTAAACCACCATTGGTGTCAATTATTACCGCCACCTATAATGACGAAACATACATTGAGTCCTCAATTCGCTCCGTGCTGTCACAAGATTTTACTGATTTCGAGTACCTTATTATTAATGATGGCTCAACCGATAATACAAAAAAAATCGTTCAGCGCCTTCAAAAAGAAGATAGCCGCATTCGCCTCATTAATCAAAAAAATAGTGGCCTCGTGGCTTCACTCAACCGCGGCATTACTGAAGCGCGTGGCACCTACATTGCCCGTATTGATGGCGACGATGAGTGGCTACCGCACAAGCTCAGGACTCAAGTCACTATGCTAGAGAAAAACAAAAACCTGGTTCTGGTTGGCGGTGGCGCAGAAATCATGAACCAAGATAGCGTACCAACTGGTTTTATTTTTAACGTTGCTCGTAACGAAGATATTAGACTCGGTCTTTGCATTTTTAATCAATTCTGTCATTCATCGGTCATTTATCGCCGCCAGGCAGCACTTGACGCTGGTCTTTACCCTGACACCTGTCCGGCTGAAGATTATGACCTGTTTAGTAAATTTGCCGAACATGGTGAGCTTGCCAACGTACCTTACCCTGTTTTTCGCTATCGCATTAGTGACGGCAGCATCTCGGCTAAACGGCGCGATGAGCAAAATCGTCTCGCTAAAAAGTTTTCGCTTCGCAACTGGGATATCGTTCAGCCGACGGTCACTAGTCGTGCCGACATCAAACGTGCTTTCGCCTATTATATCAAAAATCCAATTAACCATGATTTTGGAATTAGCCATAAACATGCCTATACGTTTGTACTCATGCGCATTGGTTATCGTATGCTTCAAAAGGGACAGGTTGGCAAGGGACTCCATCAGCTTTGGAACGTAGCATCAACCGGGCGTACTGCCGCCAAGATCGTTGTTAAGTGGGGACTTGATATCATCAGGATTAAGCTTAAACCATCACGTCGAAAAACAAAAACAGCAGCTTAG